The Elaeis guineensis isolate ETL-2024a chromosome 5, EG11, whole genome shotgun sequence DNA segment gATGATAtactggtgtgcagttccagttttcacagacagagaccGGTACATCTTCTTCAGCACAGGAGCCTGAggtcagttcagctgcacagcattctgagccctgtccttcatcatcagcacaacaCGATcttcctgttcatcagccagatgatgagatacacgtgcagggtatatattatctttcatataattttatttttattttattttatgtatatttatgatatagttacttttatgtattttttgcagacggatccgggagagtacgccccagatgcggatccacagtagtacgagatgtgtggcagatgcatgAGAGCGAGagaattgttgtggagtgcaatcagctaggtcagccaattaagaaagctgcctgcttattgacttcatttttggggactgttgctcggaggcctcagctatgtccgttgggctatgcaaaatggaatgacatgcttccaacgtacaaagttgagctcctccgagttatagaggtaatgaattgatgttcatactgtatattaattgttaatcacttatataatttatttcatttaactttttttttatagagcaagtttgttctccctccatccactcatgattttgtaatgaagtctctcaaccacaaatggaaagaatatagagcacaattgaaaaAGGACtgtatgagacagggtatgacagaggaggaggttgctagaaattgtcctcctgatgtaccccctcatcagtggatggagttggttcattattggttctccgagagggcacaggtatattatctgctcattatcttttttttctaaatattttataaaaatattaatttttattatatattatacatataataagttctttactttattttacagacttattctgctattggtagagctgcacgagcagctcagtctgttcctcatacatcggggtcgaagagttatgcacgactccgacaggagtttgtatgtttcttaaactttcataattaacttttagtttttatgttgaaatatttatataactaatatcattatgtatcgtggaccatgtctgtatcatagggatggcaaaattaacccgacccgatgggtatacaccctacccgaacccggtcaaacccgaaaaatagggtttaactgggtttgggttcgggtttgggtaaaacccgaaaactatagtacgggtatgggtaggatatgggtagtgctattttctacccgaacccgacccgaacctatggatatggataatatccgaacccatatccgaataaatatatatatatatatatatatatatatatatatatatatatatatatattcggatatgtatatatacataaacatatacatatatacatatccgaatatatatacatatacatatacatacatatatatatatatatacacatatatacacacacacatatacacacacacatatatatgatctctctctctttctctctctctctctatatatatatataattatatatatgtatgtatgtatatgtatgcatgcatatatgtatgcatgtatgtatgtgtgtgtgttagaagtgtgtatgtgcgtatgtatgtatgtatatatatataattgataattctatttttgattgataatatgcataaaattattttacttttttttttggtatagaatagatgggtatgggttgggtatggggcgggtatggattgggtatggggaaatgggttacccacgggtatctccgaacctgttgggtatggggatgggtatcttttttcttacccgattgggtatcgggtagggtttgggtatagggtattaagttcgggtttggggatgggtagtatactacccgacccaaaTCCTACCCATGCCATCCCtactgtatcatgatactcatatatttttttaaattattataactgtttgcttaaaattgaaattatttgtgtaggtggatgagtaTGGGAGGGAACTCGatcaagtggagttttaccggatgactcatactcatcaggatggtacttttgttcgagatgagtcgagagatttatatgtacggcattattaatattctattttttataataattttaatttaattttgttagctattaatgtataactcttgttttcaaaataaatacaggagagggctacatctctcattgcggagcgtgacgacgagtccgcagcatctacgcagcagagtcgtatcgaggccgaggtgttcacagagttgatgggaccagagcgctacggccgagtgaggggttatggagtaggagtcacccccactcagttatctgaggttagtagatatacgcagcatgttGCAGcaaatgctcaggattcacgcgttcgcagactcgtggtggagatacaggagattagacagagtcgtgccgctgagatggaggagatgcgacagagccgtgccgagatgcaggccatgaggggacagattgatcgacttacatctttattagagatgtatggcccatctcagataaacacatattattaaatatatatttttgtattaatttaataatttatatatttttatttatagatatgcaaatcatgcttttgatatgtttcttgtaggctcctggcacatcaggcacccgtcgagacagcggcacgtcacgtggagacagcgacgaccatccgcctacgggttgacattattttatttttattgtattcttatatttatttatattactcttgattgtaatagatgattagtactttatttttatttatataaaataatatcttttgatttggttaaatttgctatttaagtttgcttttggtgtgaatggtggtgattgtacatgtgtgaatggtggtgattgtacaggtttatgtttgaataattgatataattttgtacaggaatgtatatattttttttatatataaaatttatattttattttcttttaaaacctttaacgacgcttataagcgtcgttaaaaaaattttaacgacgcttataagcgttgtTAAAGACAAAAAAGCCGATGCTTTGAAAAGCATCTTGGTATAGTGGAGGACGcggagtcattaacgacgctaaaaagcgccgttataatttaattttacgaCACTTTAAAGCATCGTTACAAAAatgtttaacgatgcttataagcgtcgttaaaacatgtttaacgacgcttataagcgtcgctaaAGACTTAACAACTGACGCTTcaaaaagcgtcttggtagagtggaggacgcgttgtcattaacgacgctaaaaagcaccGTTATAATTGACTTTTACGATGCTTTatagcgtcgttaaaaaataacgacgcttttaaaaagcgtcggcatttttcgtctccactcttacatagacGACGCTTTCGCGACGCTTTTTGAAGCATCGTAAACGTTATTTACGATGCTTATTAGCGTCGTAAAATAACCTTAATAGCGTCGTCTTTTACCATTTTTGCTGTAGTAGAAAACCTTCATgtcaaatatcataattttatgacTATCTTTGGTTAAACCATAGTTTTTGACTGTTACAAAAAATAATGAAAGTGTCGaaatataacataaaaaatttctaAGATAATTTAAAAAACTAAATAAATTAACAAATTTTGTTATAGAAAGATTATAAATAACTtacaaaatatcaaaatataaaaataattaaatctaaaaatatgtgaGATACTGTTCTAAAGcatattttcttcctttcttcgtatggaaaaaaataagaaaaactaCCTCAAGGTACAATCGGGATCCTTTGTCTGTGAGCACTATCATAGAAAAGGTTGATGAATACTTTTTCGGCACCTAGaacaataattataaaaaaaaatttgaagagaaaaaatttagaaggaAGCGAGGAAGAGGATTAGATGGGATATCTCAAATCGGATCTCCAGATGGTCTTTTTATAAATATCTAATATAACAGTTTATGACCATTTGTGATTGTTTATAACCATTAAGGTTTTCATTGAATCATTAAGATCTTAATAAGAAGCCCAACAATCAAAACCTTTAACACAAAGTccaatggtcaaaaaataaaaatgagattaaATATATATGGCTGTTGGTAATTAGGAACCCAATGGTCAGAAATTAAattatgataataaaaaattaaaatattttaaatgataaaattaaaattttggagggatattatagaaaatttttgagtTTTCCTCCAACAATCCCCTAtaaaactcaatttttttttaaaaaaatcataaaataaaataacataaatttttGGATACTTATACTATGTAATGGATAAGGTGACTTAACTTTATTTAGTGTGAATAGTTTTTATCTGAAGAAAATAGAGTGAACCAGATCTTGAATTACGTTCCTTTAATCCAAATTTCAACTACTACACACATAGTATAGAGTTTCTTCATCACTGGTCCATGCATTAGTAGCATTGCACATGTATCTTGATTTTTCATGAGAATTACTAGAGATAGTCCAAATCTCATATCCATAGTCATTTACGGATACCTTTATATAGGTGAGCCCCTTCAGAGATATGTGTAATATCACATCTTACGAAAAATACCATATCAGATCTTATTCAGAGCTACAGCTCTTCCTAACCACTATATAGGAGCACTAATCACCATAGAGATGGGATAAAGTCTATGACTCCTATATTAAATAAACCATATGTGTTCTCTGATCAACCAATTAGTTTGTTGTTACCGTATTGAATCTTCTTTAAGAGATCTCTTATCATAGAGGTTGGATTCCTACTATTGGAAGATTCTTTATGAGCAAAGCCCTATCTCCCTTGATGACTTTAGGACTTTAGTCCTATTCAAATCTTTATAAGACAAACTAATAAAATGGGTCTCCCCTCACAATTTCTTAGATATACTAGAACTTATGGCATTGTCCATATCATGTAATTGTTCAATTATATCATTagaataaaagaaataaatagaTCATAAAAATTGCCATGATTACGGATCACAATTTTAACGACACCATGAAATATGTAGGCA contains these protein-coding regions:
- the LOC140858047 gene encoding uncharacterized protein, with amino-acid sequence MGSILPDPNPTHAIPTVDEYGRELDQVEFYRMTHTHQDGTFVRDESRDLYERATSLIAERDDESAASTQQSRIEAEVFTELMGPERYGRVRGYGVGVTPTQLSEVSRYTQHVAANAQDSRVRRLVVEIQEIRQSRAAEMEEMRQSRAEMQAMRGQIDRLTSLLEMLLAHQAPVETAARHVETATTIRLRVDIILFLLYSYIYLYYS